The Candidatus Limnocylindrales bacterium genome has a segment encoding these proteins:
- a CDS encoding exonuclease domain-containing protein: protein MTFKSNNATLASMKFDEITFVIFDFETTGMSPIYGDHICEIGAVKVKGNTTLGQVSTLINPQHPISPGATAVNGITDEMVAHAPLIREVLPAFLKFIEGAILVAHNVPFDLSFLAAAVYEQGLAPLPNLLIDTLILSRKLYPQYSRHSLDELRQRFQIFYPGAHRGLGDSLTTRDVLWIFLDEIKRRHGEDFEYLLRYHGPPYLFPAQINSDLISYPPELLEALEIALQERRSLFIEYVPEGQKRPGIRKIDPYFLAQRGPYVYLRAYCHLRREIRTFRLDRIVRLNLTEYPFIKSATDSREKDF, encoded by the coding sequence TTGACTTTTAAATCAAACAACGCTACGCTGGCTTCCATGAAATTCGATGAAATCACCTTTGTGATTTTTGATTTTGAAACCACGGGAATGAGTCCGATTTACGGGGACCATATCTGCGAAATAGGGGCCGTTAAGGTTAAAGGGAATACGACGTTAGGCCAGGTTAGCACCCTGATTAATCCCCAACATCCGATCTCTCCAGGGGCTACCGCAGTAAATGGAATCACCGATGAAATGGTAGCCCATGCCCCTTTGATCCGGGAAGTTCTTCCTGCTTTCTTAAAGTTTATTGAGGGGGCCATATTGGTTGCCCATAACGTTCCGTTTGACTTGAGTTTTTTAGCCGCGGCTGTGTATGAACAGGGGTTGGCCCCTCTTCCCAATCTTCTGATTGATACCCTTATTCTTTCCAGAAAACTCTACCCACAATACTCACGCCATAGCCTGGATGAATTACGCCAACGATTTCAAATCTTCTACCCGGGAGCTCATCGGGGACTTGGAGATTCTCTGACTACGCGGGATGTACTCTGGATTTTTTTAGATGAAATAAAAAGACGGCATGGGGAAGATTTTGAATATCTTCTGAGATATCACGGCCCCCCTTATCTCTTTCCGGCTCAGATAAATTCGGATTTAATCTCCTACCCTCCAGAACTCCTGGAGGCCCTGGAAATTGCTTTACAAGAACGAAGATCTCTCTTTATAGAGTATGTTCCAGAAGGTCAGAAAAGACCCGGTATCCGAAAGATCGATCCTTACTTCCTTGCACAGAGAGGTCCATATGTTTACCTTCGGGCTTATTGTCATCTTCGCCGGGAAATAAGGACTTTTAGACTGGATCGTATTGTACGGCTTAACCTCACGGAGTATCCATTCATCAAAAGTGCCACCGATTCAAGGGAAAAGGATTTTTAA
- a CDS encoding phosphoglycerate kinase: MSKLTVDDLNLKGLRVLIRVDFNVPLNEAGEITDDTRIRETLPTLQKILRDKGKLILMSHLGRPKGQRDPSLSLKPVAERLSELLGIPVYMAPDCVGEEVERMVNSLKPGEVLMLENLRFHPEEEANDPTFARQLARLGDVYVNDAFGTAHRAHASTEGVTKFFKKCAAGYLMQKELKFLGKALENPEKPFVTILGGAKISGKIDVIRNLLPKVDYLLIGGGMMFTFLKAQGFEIGKSLLESDKIPLARELLNQDKKGGAQWLLPIDCVVADELSETAVTRVVPIHEIPQDMIGVDIGPQTIAKFTEIIHQGKTLLWNGPMGVFEIDKFARGTEAIARAMAEATEKGAISIVGGGDSAAAVAKAGLTHKMSHISTGGGASLEFLEGKVLPGVAALTDK, translated from the coding sequence ATGTCTAAATTAACCGTAGATGACCTTAATCTTAAGGGACTCCGAGTGCTGATTCGAGTCGACTTTAACGTTCCTCTCAATGAAGCGGGAGAGATTACCGATGATACCCGGATTAGAGAGACTTTACCGACCCTTCAAAAAATTCTTCGGGATAAGGGAAAATTGATTCTTATGTCCCATTTAGGAAGACCCAAGGGCCAGCGAGATCCTTCCCTGAGTTTGAAACCTGTAGCCGAGAGGCTTTCTGAGCTTTTGGGAATTCCGGTTTATATGGCTCCGGATTGTGTTGGAGAGGAGGTCGAAAGGATGGTGAATTCCCTGAAGCCTGGAGAGGTTCTCATGTTAGAGAATTTGCGGTTTCATCCAGAAGAAGAGGCCAACGATCCAACCTTTGCCCGGCAGCTTGCCAGACTCGGAGATGTTTATGTAAACGATGCCTTTGGAACTGCCCACCGGGCCCATGCCTCCACAGAAGGGGTTACAAAATTCTTTAAAAAATGTGCAGCCGGTTATCTGATGCAGAAAGAACTTAAATTTCTCGGGAAAGCTTTAGAAAATCCGGAAAAACCTTTTGTAACCATCCTGGGTGGTGCAAAAATCTCCGGGAAGATCGACGTCATTCGAAACCTTTTGCCCAAAGTGGATTATCTCCTTATAGGCGGTGGGATGATGTTTACCTTCCTTAAAGCCCAAGGATTTGAAATCGGAAAATCTTTACTGGAGAGTGATAAGATTCCACTGGCCAGAGAACTCTTGAATCAGGATAAAAAGGGAGGAGCCCAGTGGCTACTTCCCATTGATTGTGTGGTAGCCGACGAATTATCCGAGACTGCAGTTACCCGGGTCGTTCCCATCCATGAAATTCCTCAAGATATGATTGGTGTGGATATCGGGCCTCAAACGATTGCTAAATTTACCGAGATTATCCATCAAGGAAAAACCCTGCTATGGAATGGACCCATGGGAGTATTCGAGATTGATAAATTTGCCAGAGGAACGGAGGCCATTGCCAGGGCCATGGCTGAAGCAACGGAGAAGGGGGCTATCTCCATTGTAGGGGGAGGAGATTCTGCAGCGGCTGTAGCAAAGGCCGGTTTAACCCATAAAATGTCCCATATTTCCACGGGTGGGGGAGCCTCTCTGGAATTTTTAGAAGGAAAAGTCTTACCGGGGGTTGCTGCATTAACAGATAAATAA